The following are from one region of the Synechococcus sp. CBW1108 genome:
- the glmM gene encoding phosphoglucosamine mutase, with protein sequence MAELASHPVGHPLRSGVAGFGTDGIRGRVGTQLSPALAMQVGYWCGQVLPPSGPVLIGMDSRCSGPMLVAALTAGLTAAGREVWTLGVCPTPAIPGAIRRLGAAGGLMVSASHNPPHDNGIKVFGASGAKLSRGQQQAIEAGLQGVGPAGGFGGNGVVHARQELLADYQRALVASVLGRRLDGCSIVLDLCWGAATACGEAVFRALGAKLTVLHGEPDGERINVGCGSTHLEPLRRAVLDQGAAMGFAFDGDADRMLAVDGRGRVVDGDQILYLWGTSLLAEGQLPANRIVATVMSNLGFERAWQAKGGVLERTAVGDQYVHQAMEQMGAGLGGEQSGHILSARHGMSGDGLLTALQVATLLHRSGQSLAGWMDSSFKPYPQILVNVTVPDRQRRQQWQQCEPLRLAVDAAEAAMDGCGRVLVRASGTEPLLRLMVEADDQKLVDHWASQLAREAEQHLNAA encoded by the coding sequence ATGGCCGAGCTGGCTTCCCATCCCGTTGGCCATCCCCTGCGGAGTGGCGTTGCCGGTTTCGGCACCGATGGCATCCGCGGCCGCGTCGGCACCCAGCTGAGTCCGGCCTTGGCCATGCAGGTGGGTTATTGGTGCGGCCAGGTGCTGCCGCCATCCGGCCCGGTGTTGATTGGGATGGATTCCCGCTGCAGCGGTCCGATGCTGGTGGCCGCACTCACTGCGGGCCTCACCGCCGCCGGCCGGGAAGTGTGGACCCTGGGTGTTTGCCCCACGCCGGCAATCCCTGGGGCGATCCGTCGCCTGGGGGCGGCCGGCGGGCTGATGGTTTCGGCCAGTCACAACCCCCCCCACGACAACGGCATCAAGGTGTTTGGTGCCTCCGGTGCCAAGTTGAGTCGCGGCCAGCAGCAGGCGATTGAGGCTGGGCTCCAGGGAGTGGGGCCCGCCGGTGGCTTCGGCGGTAATGGGGTCGTGCACGCTCGCCAGGAGCTGCTGGCCGACTACCAGCGGGCCCTGGTGGCCAGCGTGCTGGGGCGGCGTCTGGATGGGTGCTCGATCGTGCTCGACCTCTGCTGGGGCGCGGCGACGGCCTGTGGCGAGGCGGTCTTTCGGGCCCTGGGAGCCAAGCTCACGGTGCTACATGGTGAACCCGATGGCGAGCGCATCAACGTGGGCTGTGGCAGCACCCACCTGGAGCCCCTTAGGCGGGCCGTGCTCGACCAGGGCGCTGCGATGGGTTTTGCCTTTGATGGCGATGCCGACCGGATGCTGGCGGTTGATGGCCGGGGCCGGGTGGTCGATGGCGACCAGATCCTCTACCTGTGGGGAACCTCCCTACTGGCTGAGGGCCAGCTGCCGGCAAACCGGATCGTTGCCACCGTGATGTCGAATCTGGGCTTCGAGCGGGCCTGGCAGGCCAAGGGCGGAGTGCTGGAGCGCACCGCTGTTGGTGATCAATATGTGCACCAGGCGATGGAGCAGATGGGGGCGGGTCTAGGCGGCGAGCAGTCGGGCCATATCCTCTCGGCCCGCCACGGCATGAGTGGCGACGGGTTGCTTACGGCCCTGCAGGTGGCCACCCTGTTGCACCGTTCCGGCCAGAGCCTGGCTGGCTGGATGGACAGCAGCTTCAAGCCCTATCCCCAGATTTTGGTAAATGTGACGGTGCCCGACCGCCAGCGGCGCCAGCAGTGGCAGCAGTGCGAACCCCTGCGCCTGGCCGTAGATGCGGCGGAGGCGGCCATGGACGGTTGCGGCCGGGTGCTGGTGCGGGCCAGTGGCACCGAGCCCCTGCTGCGGTTGATGGTGGAGGCGGACGATCAGAAGTTGGTGGATCACTGGGCCTCCCAACTGGCCAGGGAGGCCGAGCAGCACCTCAACGCGGCTTAG
- a CDS encoding N-acetylglucosamine kinase: protein MALVAGFDAGQTHTTCRLAAAGSGAVLAEGQGPGVCHLLGPNGPDRFGRALGQSLQQALDQLSPGRLVAAGIGASGIEVGTPVQDQARQLAAAALGLPLQGVLVTGDERTALRGAMGSQSAGIVVISGTGMIAVGRNGAGEEHRCGGWGWLLDGAGSAMDIGRDGLALTLEMADGRRSDSPLRARIWAGLGLDPGDPQAPQAIKARVVAPDFGAAGFARLAPLVAAAAAEGDPAAAAVVERSAQALARMVATISQRLALGNPPVWPLGGALEHLELLRQRFAAALALHCPGTRLEQAAGDGCSGALALARLCLEP from the coding sequence CTGGCCCTGGTCGCCGGCTTTGATGCCGGCCAGACCCACACCACCTGTCGACTAGCTGCTGCCGGCAGCGGTGCGGTGTTGGCCGAAGGGCAGGGCCCAGGTGTGTGCCATCTGCTGGGGCCGAACGGCCCCGACCGCTTTGGCCGCGCCCTGGGCCAAAGCCTGCAGCAGGCCCTGGACCAGCTCAGCCCCGGGCGCCTGGTCGCTGCCGGGATTGGCGCCAGCGGCATCGAAGTGGGTACCCCCGTGCAGGATCAAGCCCGCCAGCTGGCGGCCGCCGCCCTGGGACTACCCCTGCAGGGCGTTTTGGTGACTGGAGATGAGCGCACGGCCCTGCGGGGGGCGATGGGCAGCCAGTCGGCCGGCATCGTGGTGATCAGCGGCACCGGCATGATCGCCGTCGGCCGCAACGGCGCCGGGGAGGAGCACCGTTGCGGGGGCTGGGGCTGGCTGCTGGATGGGGCCGGCTCCGCCATGGACATCGGCCGCGATGGGCTGGCCCTGACCCTGGAGATGGCGGATGGTCGCCGAAGTGATTCGCCCCTGAGAGCGCGGATCTGGGCCGGCCTGGGCCTGGACCCCGGCGACCCCCAGGCCCCCCAGGCGATCAAGGCCCGCGTGGTGGCGCCCGACTTCGGCGCCGCTGGCTTTGCCCGCCTGGCCCCCTTGGTGGCCGCCGCCGCCGCCGAGGGCGATCCGGCGGCGGCGGCAGTGGTGGAGCGCTCCGCCCAGGCCCTGGCCCGGATGGTGGCGACCATCAGCCAGCGGCTGGCGCTGGGGAACCCGCCGGTATGGCCCCTGGGCGGCGCCCTGGAACACCTCGAGCTGCTGCGCCAACGGTTTGCCGCGGCGCTCGCGCTCCACTGCCCGGGGACCAGGCTGGAGCAGGCAGCAGGGGATGGCTGCAGCGGCGCCCTGGCCCTGGCCCGGCTTTGCCTGGAGCCCTAA
- a CDS encoding DUF3177 family protein, which produces MPEPLYRSLVWLDVRVAMLFSIGLPLVLLIWAGLRREGALVRLLGIYWKVASLLLLVTLLLTDRRPLGFLLAVLAQLLVVASVWFWVDLNEELADMPPWRALPLTLRVWRWSLTVWGLLGAALSTTALGCMASAGLDRPACSIWIQPPLGLHQQLVGVFAFVFGGSWTPGVAAFIGYVGLVAYGVGLLQWLLVRLPKQGRVAGEF; this is translated from the coding sequence CTGCCAGAACCTCTGTATCGCTCTTTGGTGTGGCTCGACGTCCGAGTGGCCATGTTGTTCAGCATCGGTCTGCCGCTGGTGCTGCTGATCTGGGCTGGCCTGCGCCGGGAGGGGGCGCTGGTGCGGCTGCTTGGCATCTATTGGAAGGTGGCCAGCCTGCTGCTGCTCGTCACCCTCTTGCTGACCGACCGCCGTCCCCTTGGTTTTCTGCTGGCGGTGCTGGCCCAGTTGCTGGTGGTGGCGAGTGTCTGGTTCTGGGTGGATCTCAACGAGGAACTGGCAGACATGCCTCCCTGGCGAGCCCTGCCCCTCACCCTGCGCGTCTGGCGCTGGAGCTTGACGGTGTGGGGCCTGCTGGGGGCAGCCCTCAGCACGACAGCCCTGGGCTGCATGGCCAGCGCTGGCCTGGATCGGCCCGCCTGCTCCATCTGGATCCAGCCGCCCCTTGGGCTCCATCAGCAGTTGGTGGGGGTGTTTGCCTTTGTATTCGGCGGCTCCTGGACCCCTGGGGTGGCAGCTTTCATCGGCTATGTGGGGTTGGTGGCCTACGGCGTTGGGCTGCTGCAGTGGCTGCTGGTGCGGCTGCCCAAGCAGGGCCGGGTGGCGGGGGAGTTCTGA
- the crtR gene encoding beta-carotene hydroxylase, giving the protein MTQVLAAASNTVAVASAKAGTPSGARPAPSTLVPREFLDPPAAWNPTVGLFLAGYGLAGLTIWGWFGGGWPLPLLLTTGFLSLHLEGTVIHDACHNAAHPNRFWNAVMGHGAALLLGFSFPVFTRVHLQHHAHVNDPKNDPDHIVSTFGPLWLIAPRFFYHELFFFRRRLWRRYELLEWGIARGIFAAIVIAAAKFGFLPFVFNCWFAPALMVGVTLGLFFDYLPHRPFQSRNRWHNARIYSGRMMNWLIMGQNYHLIHHLWPSIPWFEYQAAYHATKPILDAKGSPQRLGLFETRSDGLNFLYDIFLGVRSHRKKRSKLRPLAALMPTRHARRRVLELLHRTAVSPVR; this is encoded by the coding sequence ATGACACAGGTTTTGGCTGCTGCCTCCAATACCGTTGCTGTGGCAAGTGCCAAAGCTGGTACCCCATCAGGTGCCAGGCCAGCGCCATCAACCCTGGTGCCGCGGGAATTTCTCGATCCACCGGCCGCCTGGAACCCGACGGTGGGGTTGTTTCTGGCGGGCTACGGCCTGGCGGGCCTGACGATCTGGGGCTGGTTTGGGGGGGGGTGGCCCCTGCCGCTGCTCCTGACCACTGGTTTTCTGTCCCTCCATCTCGAGGGCACGGTGATCCATGACGCCTGCCACAACGCCGCCCACCCCAACCGCTTCTGGAATGCGGTGATGGGTCACGGGGCAGCCCTGCTGCTGGGCTTCAGCTTTCCGGTGTTCACCCGAGTGCACCTGCAGCACCACGCCCACGTCAACGACCCAAAAAATGATCCAGACCACATCGTCAGCACTTTTGGCCCCCTGTGGCTGATCGCGCCACGGTTTTTTTACCACGAGCTGTTTTTCTTTCGCCGGCGTCTCTGGCGCCGCTATGAGTTGCTGGAGTGGGGGATTGCCAGGGGGATATTTGCGGCGATCGTGATTGCGGCAGCGAAGTTTGGTTTCCTACCATTTGTATTCAACTGCTGGTTTGCGCCAGCCCTGATGGTGGGCGTCACTCTGGGCCTCTTTTTTGACTACTTGCCCCATCGCCCCTTCCAGTCGCGCAACCGCTGGCACAATGCCCGCATCTATTCAGGGCGAATGATGAATTGGTTGATAATGGGCCAGAACTATCACCTGATTCACCATCTCTGGCCATCGATTCCCTGGTTTGAGTACCAAGCTGCATACCACGCCACCAAGCCGATCCTTGATGCCAAAGGATCACCCCAGCGTCTGGGTTTGTTTGAAACCAGAAGCGACGGGCTCAATTTCCTCTATGACATTTTCCTGGGAGTCCGCAGCCACCGCAAGAAGCGCAGCAAGTTGCGGCCGCTGGCGGCGCTGATGCCAACCCGGCATGCGCGCCGAAGGGTGTTGGAGCTGCTGCATCGAACGGCGGTGTCGCCAGTTCGCTGA
- the ileS gene encoding isoleucine--tRNA ligase, with translation MRAHARQREPEIQAFWAEQLLYERLSQQNPGEGFTLHDGPPYANGALHVGHALNKILKDIINKTALLQGKKARFVPGWDCHGLPIELKVLQGLSSSERAELTPLSLRQKAHAFALEQVESQKQGFQRWGIWADWETPYLTLQKDYEAAQIGVFGAMVLAGHIYRGLKPVHWSPSSRTALAEAELEYPDGHTSPSVYVAFPVVELGEALASQLGEAAANLAVAIWTTTPWTLPANLAVAVNPNLDYAICRSGDRHLVVAAELSEGLAVKLGIELTPLCRLKGAELEGITYRHPLLDRTSAVVIGGDYVTTEAGTGLVHTAPGHGVDDFNTGKKYGLPVLCPVDEAGYLTAEAGPFAGTNVLKDANPAIIEALEAAGALLLQERYEHRYPYDWRTKKPTIFRATEQWFASVEGFRGAALEAIAQVEWLPASGRNRIEAMVGERGDWCISRQRTWGVPIPVFYHRETGEVLLNGATLSHIQGLIAEHGTDVWWQRDEAGLLPADLAAEAAQWRKGTDTMDVWFDSGSSWAGVLQERGLGYPADLYLEGSDQHRGWFQSSLLTSVAVNGHAPYRRVLTHGFTLDEKGRKMSKSLGNVVDPAVLVEGGKNEKQDPAYGADVLRLWVSSVDYSADVPLGPGIVKQLADVYRKVRNTARYQLGNLHDFDPRPQAEGGDAVAYAELPLLDQWMLQRTAALIDSVTGDFERFEFYRFFQALQNFCVVDLSNVYLDIAKDRLYVSGAAEFRRRSCQTVLHLVVERLAGLIAPVLCHMAEDIWQNLPYPVAEASVFERGWPTAPCDWRRPELEPPMGAILELRALVNRQLESCRKQGDRGSSEGRERGIGASLEAQVQLTLAEGANTTALAEALAWLASSAHPSVDNLTDWLLVSALHIGGEAPEAVLAEAKADGVTVRVARAAGQKCERCWHHETDIGRHPSHPTLCGRCVAVLEP, from the coding sequence ATGCGGGCACACGCCCGCCAGCGCGAACCTGAAATACAGGCGTTCTGGGCCGAGCAGCTCCTCTACGAACGGCTCAGCCAGCAAAACCCCGGCGAGGGCTTCACCCTCCACGACGGCCCCCCCTACGCCAACGGGGCCCTGCACGTGGGCCACGCCCTCAACAAGATCCTCAAGGACATCATCAACAAGACCGCCCTGCTCCAAGGCAAGAAGGCGCGATTTGTGCCGGGCTGGGACTGCCACGGCCTGCCGATTGAACTCAAGGTGCTGCAAGGGCTGAGCAGCAGCGAGCGGGCCGAACTGACCCCGCTCAGCCTGCGCCAAAAGGCCCACGCCTTTGCGCTCGAGCAGGTGGAAAGCCAGAAGCAGGGCTTCCAGCGCTGGGGCATCTGGGCCGACTGGGAGACGCCCTACCTCACCCTGCAAAAGGACTACGAGGCCGCCCAGATCGGTGTGTTCGGCGCCATGGTGCTGGCTGGCCACATCTACCGGGGCCTCAAGCCCGTGCACTGGAGCCCCAGCTCCCGCACGGCCCTGGCCGAAGCCGAGCTCGAATATCCCGACGGCCACACCTCCCCGAGCGTTTACGTGGCATTCCCGGTGGTGGAGCTGGGCGAGGCCCTCGCCAGCCAGCTGGGCGAAGCGGCCGCCAACCTGGCGGTGGCGATCTGGACCACCACCCCCTGGACCCTGCCCGCCAACCTGGCGGTGGCGGTGAACCCAAACCTCGACTACGCCATCTGCCGCAGCGGTGATCGCCACCTGGTGGTGGCCGCCGAGCTGAGCGAAGGCCTCGCCGTCAAGCTGGGCATCGAGCTGACGCCGCTGTGCCGCCTCAAGGGCGCCGAGCTCGAGGGCATCACATACCGCCATCCCCTACTGGATCGCACCAGTGCTGTGGTGATCGGCGGCGACTACGTCACAACCGAAGCCGGCACGGGCCTGGTGCACACCGCCCCCGGCCATGGCGTAGACGACTTCAACACCGGCAAAAAATACGGGCTGCCGGTGCTCTGCCCGGTGGACGAGGCCGGCTACCTCACCGCCGAAGCCGGCCCCTTTGCTGGCACCAACGTGCTCAAGGACGCCAATCCGGCGATCATCGAGGCCCTGGAGGCCGCCGGCGCCCTGCTGCTGCAGGAGCGCTACGAGCACCGCTACCCCTACGACTGGCGCACCAAAAAGCCCACCATCTTCCGGGCCACCGAGCAGTGGTTTGCCTCGGTGGAGGGCTTCCGCGGCGCCGCCCTGGAGGCGATCGCCCAGGTGGAGTGGCTGCCGGCCAGCGGCCGCAACCGGATCGAGGCCATGGTGGGCGAGCGGGGCGACTGGTGCATCAGCCGCCAGCGCACCTGGGGGGTGCCAATCCCCGTCTTCTACCACCGCGAAACCGGTGAGGTGCTGCTCAACGGGGCCACCCTCAGCCACATCCAGGGCCTGATCGCCGAGCACGGCACCGATGTATGGTGGCAGCGCGATGAGGCCGGCCTGCTGCCAGCCGATCTGGCCGCCGAGGCGGCCCAGTGGCGCAAAGGCACCGACACCATGGACGTGTGGTTTGATTCCGGCTCCTCCTGGGCCGGGGTGCTGCAGGAGAGGGGCCTGGGCTACCCGGCCGACCTCTATCTGGAGGGCAGCGACCAGCACCGCGGCTGGTTCCAGAGCAGCCTGCTCACCTCCGTGGCCGTCAATGGCCACGCCCCCTACAGGCGGGTGCTCACCCACGGCTTCACCCTCGATGAGAAGGGCCGCAAGATGAGCAAATCGCTGGGCAACGTGGTGGATCCGGCCGTGCTGGTCGAGGGCGGCAAAAACGAGAAACAAGACCCCGCCTACGGCGCCGATGTATTGCGCCTGTGGGTGAGCTCGGTGGATTACTCCGCCGATGTGCCCCTGGGGCCAGGGATCGTGAAGCAGCTGGCCGACGTGTATCGCAAGGTGCGCAACACGGCCCGCTACCAGCTCGGCAACCTGCACGATTTCGATCCGCGCCCCCAGGCGGAGGGCGGCGACGCCGTGGCCTACGCCGAGCTGCCGCTGCTGGACCAGTGGATGCTGCAGCGCACCGCCGCCCTGATCGACAGCGTGACGGGAGACTTCGAGCGCTTTGAGTTCTACCGCTTCTTCCAGGCGCTGCAGAACTTCTGCGTGGTCGACCTCTCCAACGTCTACCTCGACATCGCCAAAGACCGCCTCTACGTGAGCGGGGCCGCGGAGTTCCGCCGCCGCAGCTGCCAGACCGTGCTGCACCTGGTGGTGGAACGGCTGGCCGGCCTGATCGCGCCGGTGCTCTGCCACATGGCCGAAGACATCTGGCAGAACCTGCCCTACCCGGTGGCCGAGGCCTCGGTGTTCGAGCGGGGCTGGCCCACCGCTCCTTGCGACTGGCGCCGGCCGGAGCTGGAGCCGCCGATGGGCGCCATTCTCGAGCTGCGTGCCCTGGTGAACCGCCAGCTCGAGAGCTGCCGCAAGCAGGGCGACAGGGGCAGCAGCGAGGGCCGGGAGCGGGGCATCGGCGCCTCCCTGGAGGCCCAGGTGCAGCTCACCCTGGCGGAAGGGGCGAACACCACGGCGCTGGCAGAGGCCCTGGCCTGGCTGGCAAGCTCCGCCCACCCCAGCGTTGACAATCTCACCGACTGGCTGCTGGTGTCGGCCCTGCACATCGGCGGCGAGGCCCCAGAAGCCGTGCTGGCGGAGGCGAAAGCCGACGGGGTGACGGTACGGGTGGCCCGGGCCGCCGGCCAGAAATGCGAGCGTTGCTGGCACCACGAAACCGACATCGGCCGCCACCCCAGCCACCCCACCCTCTGCGGCCGCTGCGTGGCCGTGCTGGAGCCCTGA
- a CDS encoding Ycf66 family protein: protein MLATLGGLLALLLGLAILLLPLLASELSRPRDSAWGAVVLLLGLVLVTSADRLTGAPMLGVLCGGLLIGRLAGEVSQGRWRQLSPEEQQRLWSAERWQTSLKQAGAALAQLLALVTTASGGLGQWLAERRQPKTTGKLWVRPEAAETTDTADSTVVVSSFAEIDALIEAENPQSPASPSEPQAPSSQAG from the coding sequence ATGCTCGCCACCCTGGGCGGACTCCTGGCGCTGCTGCTGGGCCTCGCCATCCTGCTCTTACCCCTACTGGCCAGCGAACTCAGCCGGCCCCGGGATTCGGCCTGGGGCGCTGTGGTGCTGCTCCTTGGCTTGGTGCTCGTGACCAGTGCGGATCGCCTCACCGGAGCACCGATGCTGGGCGTGCTCTGCGGCGGCCTGCTGATCGGCCGGCTGGCGGGAGAGGTCTCCCAGGGGCGCTGGCGGCAACTCAGCCCGGAGGAACAGCAGCGGCTCTGGTCTGCCGAACGCTGGCAGACAAGCCTCAAGCAGGCCGGAGCTGCCCTTGCCCAGCTGCTTGCCCTGGTGACAACAGCGAGCGGGGGCCTGGGCCAATGGCTGGCGGAGCGGCGGCAACCAAAAACCACGGGCAAGCTCTGGGTGCGCCCGGAAGCCGCAGAGACGACTGACACAGCTGATAGCACCGTGGTGGTGAGTTCCTTTGCCGAGATCGATGCCCTGATCGAAGCCGAAAATCCTCAAAGCCCGGCCAGCCCCAGCGAGCCCCAGGCCCCCAGCAGCCAGGCGGGATAA
- the trmB gene encoding tRNA (guanosine(46)-N7)-methyltransferase TrmB, whose amino-acid sequence MRQHVNPLSRFFQQPRPLPAPAELFPRPGQPLHLDIGCARGRFLLALAKQEPGFNHLGVEIRLALVEAAEAERHALGLDNLHYLFCNANISLQAWLACLPAGLLERVSIQFPDPWFKQKHHKRRVLQPALLQALAGALSPGKELFIQSDVLAVITPMVQLIEASGGFDRPGFDQPEFERPDEDRRPWLATNPLPIPSEREAYVMAQGLPVYRVLYRRNNSPLAPLEELEDLPKGVDNPA is encoded by the coding sequence GTGCGCCAGCACGTCAATCCGCTCAGCCGCTTCTTCCAGCAGCCCCGGCCCTTGCCGGCCCCGGCCGAGCTATTCCCCAGGCCCGGCCAGCCCCTCCATCTCGACATCGGCTGCGCCCGGGGCCGCTTCCTGCTGGCCCTAGCCAAGCAGGAACCCGGCTTCAATCACCTCGGCGTGGAGATCCGCCTGGCGCTGGTGGAGGCAGCAGAGGCCGAGCGCCATGCCCTGGGACTGGACAACCTCCACTATCTCTTCTGCAACGCCAACATCAGCCTGCAGGCCTGGCTGGCCTGCCTGCCGGCAGGACTGCTGGAACGGGTTTCGATCCAGTTTCCCGACCCCTGGTTCAAGCAGAAACACCACAAGCGGCGGGTGTTGCAGCCCGCCCTGCTGCAGGCCCTTGCCGGTGCCCTCTCCCCCGGCAAGGAGCTGTTTATTCAGAGTGATGTGCTGGCGGTGATCACACCGATGGTGCAGCTGATCGAAGCCAGCGGCGGCTTTGATCGACCAGGCTTTGATCAACCAGAATTTGAGCGACCAGATGAAGATCGGCGGCCCTGGCTAGCCACCAACCCCCTGCCCATCCCGAGCGAGCGGGAGGCATACGTCATGGCCCAGGGCTTGCCGGTGTATCGCGTGCTCTACCGGCGCAACAACAGTCCCCTGGCCCCCCTTGAAGAGCTGGAGGATCTGCCCAAAGGGGTTGATAATCCGGCCTGA
- a CDS encoding IctB family putative bicarbonate transporter, which yields MSAPTIPFLLRWQGSLQHAPSGALGRQLTLVAGLVLCALMAGLPLVTRSGLSLLVLASGLLWLLIALRTPPGPLGEIDRWILAILSLALLATGFSPVPLAAAKGLVKLVSYLGVYALMRQLLSTAPIWWDRIVAALLAGELVTSVIGIRQLYADTGELARWADPNSVADGTVRIYSTLENPNLLAGYLLPVLPLALVGLLRWPGLARKLFALTALVLGLAALVLTYSRGAWMGLVTQAGVTILLLAIRGTRTWPPLWRKLAPLLLLLGGAALLVVLVTQVEPLRVRVMSLLAGREDSSNNFRINVWLAALDMIQARPWLGIGPGNDAFNQIYPLFQQPKFNALSAYSIPLELAVEAGIPGLLAGIGLLVASLRTATSLWRGDGFFSLPALAVIAVIAGLGVQGLTDTIFFRPEVQLSGWFCVATLAAGATHARA from the coding sequence TTGAGCGCCCCCACCATTCCCTTCCTGCTGCGCTGGCAGGGCTCGCTGCAGCACGCACCCAGCGGTGCCCTCGGCAGGCAGCTGACCCTGGTGGCCGGGCTCGTGCTCTGCGCCCTGATGGCTGGCCTGCCCCTGGTGACCCGCAGCGGCCTGAGCCTGCTGGTGCTTGCCAGTGGCCTGCTGTGGCTGCTGATTGCCCTGCGCACACCCCCGGGACCCTTGGGGGAAATCGACCGCTGGATTCTGGCAATACTCTCCCTGGCCCTGCTGGCCACGGGGTTCTCGCCGGTGCCCCTGGCTGCCGCCAAGGGGCTGGTGAAACTGGTCAGCTACCTGGGGGTCTACGCCCTGATGCGCCAGCTGCTCAGCACCGCGCCGATCTGGTGGGACCGGATCGTGGCGGCCCTGCTGGCCGGGGAACTGGTCACCAGCGTGATCGGCATCCGCCAGCTCTATGCGGACACCGGCGAACTGGCCCGCTGGGCCGACCCCAATTCGGTGGCGGATGGCACGGTGCGGATCTACAGCACCCTGGAAAACCCCAACCTGCTGGCCGGATACCTCCTGCCCGTGCTGCCGCTGGCCCTGGTGGGCCTGCTGCGCTGGCCCGGGCTGGCCCGCAAGCTGTTTGCCCTGACGGCCCTGGTGCTGGGCCTGGCAGCCCTGGTGCTCACCTACAGCCGCGGCGCCTGGATGGGACTGGTGACCCAGGCTGGGGTGACCATCCTCTTGCTGGCCATCCGCGGCACCCGCACCTGGCCACCCCTCTGGCGCAAGCTGGCCCCCCTGCTGTTGCTGCTGGGCGGAGCGGCCCTGCTGGTGGTGCTGGTGACCCAGGTGGAACCCCTAAGGGTGCGGGTGATGAGCCTGCTGGCCGGCCGCGAAGACAGCTCCAACAACTTCCGCATCAACGTCTGGCTGGCCGCCCTGGACATGATTCAGGCCCGACCCTGGCTGGGGATAGGCCCGGGCAACGACGCCTTCAACCAGATCTATCCCCTCTTTCAGCAACCCAAGTTCAATGCCCTCAGTGCCTACTCCATCCCATTGGAGCTGGCGGTGGAGGCGGGAATTCCCGGCTTGCTGGCCGGCATCGGCCTGCTGGTGGCCAGCCTGCGCACCGCCACCAGCCTCTGGCGTGGCGATGGCTTCTTCAGCCTGCCGGCCCTGGCCGTGATCGCCGTGATCGCTGGTTTGGGGGTACAGGGCCTCACTGACACGATCTTCTTCCGGCCGGAAGTGCAGCTAAGTGGCTGGTTCTGCGTGGCCACCCTGGCGGCCGGGGCCACCCACGCCCGTGCCTGA
- a CDS encoding FIST N-terminal domain-containing protein: MAAFSLPSWLSRHIGPNRGQAWCRTALASETSLQASVETIVHQLRGAGPADLALVFAAASYASDLPRLLPLLQEKLRASHWIGCLGGGVVGTDATGTPHELEKKPALSVTLLRLPGAQLQPFAIDTETLPDLDGPAEPWRALLNAAETTGGSPSPSMLLLVDPSCSRINDLISGLDYACPEAVKLGGIAGQHSAGHGSLLFGNQVARGAVGCLIGGSWQLDPVVAQGCRPIGPVFDIEQAQRNVVLEVSQGQDRRSPVAALQAILTDLSPQERVLVKHSLFLGVGRSNFNLDSAEPSKPGAFLVRNLIGVDPRNGAVAVAERMRVGQQVQFQLRDAEASRQELRQLLAQQQAQTPNPLATLLFACLGRGEGLYGAADGDVNLCREAFQQVPIAGVFCNGEIGPVAGSTYLHGYTASLAFLVPRGEG, encoded by the coding sequence ATGGCTGCATTTTCCCTGCCCAGCTGGCTGTCCCGCCACATTGGACCCAACCGGGGCCAGGCCTGGTGCCGCACCGCCCTGGCCTCTGAAACCTCCCTGCAGGCATCGGTGGAAACCATCGTTCACCAGCTGCGCGGTGCCGGGCCGGCAGACCTGGCCCTGGTCTTTGCCGCCGCCAGCTACGCCAGTGACCTGCCCAGGCTGCTGCCGCTGCTCCAGGAAAAACTGCGGGCCAGCCACTGGATCGGCTGCCTCGGCGGTGGGGTGGTGGGCACCGACGCCACCGGCACCCCCCATGAGCTGGAAAAAAAGCCCGCCCTGAGTGTCACCCTGCTGCGCCTGCCCGGCGCCCAGCTGCAGCCCTTTGCCATCGACACCGAGACCCTGCCCGACCTCGATGGTCCGGCCGAGCCCTGGCGCGCCCTGCTCAACGCCGCAGAGACGACGGGCGGCTCGCCCAGCCCCTCGATGCTGCTGCTAGTGGATCCCAGCTGCTCACGCATCAACGACCTGATCAGCGGCCTCGATTACGCCTGCCCCGAGGCGGTGAAACTGGGCGGAATCGCCGGGCAACACAGCGCTGGCCACGGCTCCTTGCTATTTGGCAACCAGGTTGCCCGGGGAGCCGTCGGCTGCCTGATCGGCGGCAGCTGGCAGCTCGACCCGGTCGTAGCCCAGGGCTGCCGGCCCATCGGACCGGTATTCGACATCGAACAAGCCCAGCGCAATGTGGTGCTGGAAGTGAGCCAGGGCCAGGACCGCCGCAGCCCGGTGGCAGCCCTGCAGGCGATCCTCACCGACCTCAGCCCCCAGGAGCGGGTGCTGGTCAAGCACTCCCTCTTTCTAGGGGTGGGGCGCAGCAACTTCAACCTAGACAGCGCCGAGCCCTCCAAGCCAGGGGCCTTCCTCGTGCGCAACCTGATCGGCGTGGACCCGCGCAACGGAGCCGTTGCCGTGGCCGAGCGCATGCGGGTGGGCCAACAGGTGCAGTTCCAGCTGCGCGATGCGGAGGCCTCCCGCCAGGAACTAAGGCAGCTCCTGGCCCAGCAGCAAGCCCAGACGCCCAACCCCCTGGCCACCCTGCTATTTGCCTGCCTCGGTCGCGGCGAAGGCCTCTACGGAGCAGCAGATGGCGATGTGAATCTCTGCCGTGAAGCCTTCCAGCAGGTGCCGATTGCCGGGGTGTTCTGCAATGGCGAGATCGGACCGGTCGCCGGCAGCACCTACCTGCACGGCTACACCGCCAGCCTGGCTTTTTTAGTGCCCCGGGGAGAAGGCTGA